One Paraburkholderia kururiensis DNA window includes the following coding sequences:
- the aceE gene encoding pyruvate dehydrogenase (acetyl-transferring), homodimeric type, which yields MSAVPDEVLKYVAADKDDDPQETAEWLDALDGVISAVGPDRAHYLIEKQIEFARVHGEHLPFSANTPYINTIPVARQAKNPGDQDIEHRIRSYTRWNAIAMVLRAGKHTNVGGHIASFASAATLYDVGFNHFWHAPSAEHGGDLVFVQGHSSPGVYSRAFLLGRLTEKQLDNFRQEVGGEGISSYPHPWLMPDFWQFPTVSMGLGPIMAIYQARFMKYLQARGIAKTEGRKVWAFLGDGETDEPESLGAIGMAGRERLDNLVFVINCNLQRLDGPVRGNGKIIQELESEFRGAGWNVIKVIWGSRWDALFARDKSGALMRRMMEVVDGEYQTYKSESGAYVREHFFNTPELKALVADWSDDDIWNLNRGGHDPHKIYAAFHEASQTKGQPTVILAKTIKGYGMGEAGQAMNITHQQKKMQVDQLKKFRDQFRLPISDEQIVDVPYLKFEEGSKELEYMRSHRQALGGYLPARREKAESLPVPALEAFEPLLKGTGEGREISTTMAFVRILNILLKDKALGKRVVPIVPDESRTFGMEGLFRQIGIWNQDGQKYVPEDSDQLMFYKESETGQILQEGINEAGGMADWIAAATSYSTHGEIMVPFYIFYSMFGFQRIGDLAWAAGDMRSRGFLLGGTAGRTTLNGEGLQHEDGHSLLWAASVPNCVSYDPTFGYELAVIIQDGLRRMVQEQQDVYYYITVMNENYEHPAIPQGASLQDVAADIVKGMYAFRKAEADAKAPRVQLMGAGTIFNEVIAAADLLKNDWGVAADLWSVPSFTELAREGHDIERWNLLHPTEPRRVSHVEKLLKDTQGPVIASTDYVRALADQIRGLVPRRYVVLGTDGFGRSDTREKLRHFFEVDRYWVTVAALNALADEGTIDRKRVAEAIAKYALDPAKPNPMTV from the coding sequence ATGTCCGCTGTACCCGACGAAGTCCTCAAATATGTTGCCGCCGACAAGGACGACGATCCCCAGGAAACCGCAGAGTGGCTCGACGCGCTCGATGGCGTGATCTCCGCGGTCGGTCCCGACCGCGCCCACTATTTGATCGAGAAGCAGATCGAATTCGCGCGCGTGCACGGCGAACACCTGCCGTTCTCGGCCAACACCCCGTACATCAACACGATTCCCGTCGCGCGCCAGGCGAAGAACCCCGGCGACCAGGACATCGAACACCGCATCCGCTCGTACACCCGCTGGAACGCCATCGCCATGGTGTTGCGCGCGGGCAAGCACACCAACGTGGGCGGCCACATCGCATCGTTCGCGTCGGCGGCCACGCTGTATGACGTCGGCTTCAACCATTTCTGGCACGCGCCCTCCGCCGAGCATGGCGGCGACCTCGTGTTCGTGCAGGGCCACTCGTCGCCGGGCGTCTACTCGCGCGCGTTCCTGCTCGGCCGTCTCACCGAAAAGCAGCTCGACAACTTCCGTCAGGAAGTGGGCGGCGAAGGCATCTCGTCCTACCCGCACCCCTGGCTGATGCCGGACTTCTGGCAGTTCCCGACCGTGTCGATGGGCCTGGGCCCGATCATGGCGATCTACCAGGCGCGCTTCATGAAGTACCTGCAGGCGCGCGGCATTGCGAAGACCGAAGGTCGCAAGGTGTGGGCGTTCCTCGGCGACGGCGAGACGGACGAGCCCGAATCGCTCGGCGCGATCGGCATGGCCGGCCGCGAACGCCTCGACAACCTCGTGTTCGTGATCAACTGCAACCTGCAGCGCCTCGACGGCCCGGTGCGCGGTAACGGCAAGATCATCCAGGAACTTGAAAGCGAGTTCCGCGGCGCGGGCTGGAACGTGATCAAGGTGATCTGGGGCAGCCGCTGGGACGCGCTCTTCGCGCGCGACAAGAGCGGTGCGCTGATGCGCCGCATGATGGAAGTCGTGGACGGCGAATACCAGACCTACAAGTCGGAGTCGGGCGCCTACGTGCGCGAGCACTTCTTCAACACGCCGGAGCTGAAGGCGCTGGTTGCCGACTGGTCCGACGACGACATCTGGAACCTGAACCGCGGCGGCCACGACCCGCACAAGATCTACGCGGCGTTCCACGAGGCGAGCCAGACGAAGGGCCAGCCCACCGTGATCCTTGCCAAGACCATCAAGGGCTACGGCATGGGCGAGGCCGGCCAGGCCATGAACATCACCCACCAGCAGAAGAAGATGCAGGTGGACCAGCTCAAGAAGTTCCGCGACCAGTTCCGCCTGCCGATCAGCGACGAACAGATCGTCGACGTGCCGTACCTCAAGTTCGAGGAAGGTTCGAAAGAACTCGAGTACATGCGTTCGCACCGTCAGGCGCTGGGCGGTTATTTGCCGGCGCGCCGCGAGAAGGCCGAATCGCTGCCGGTGCCGGCGCTCGAAGCGTTCGAGCCGCTGCTGAAGGGCACGGGCGAGGGCCGCGAAATCTCCACGACGATGGCTTTCGTGCGGATTCTCAACATCCTCCTGAAGGACAAGGCACTCGGCAAGCGCGTGGTGCCCATCGTGCCCGACGAGTCGCGCACCTTCGGCATGGAAGGCCTCTTCCGCCAGATCGGTATCTGGAACCAGGACGGCCAGAAGTACGTGCCGGAAGATTCCGACCAGCTGATGTTCTACAAGGAATCGGAAACCGGGCAGATCCTGCAGGAAGGCATCAACGAAGCCGGCGGCATGGCCGACTGGATTGCCGCCGCCACGTCGTACTCGACGCACGGCGAGATCATGGTGCCGTTCTACATCTTCTATTCGATGTTCGGCTTCCAGCGTATCGGCGACCTCGCCTGGGCTGCGGGCGACATGCGCTCGCGCGGCTTCCTGCTGGGCGGCACCGCAGGCCGCACGACGCTCAACGGCGAAGGCCTGCAGCACGAAGACGGCCACTCGCTGCTGTGGGCGGCATCGGTGCCGAACTGCGTGAGCTACGACCCGACTTTCGGTTACGAACTCGCCGTCATCATCCAGGATGGCCTGCGCCGCATGGTGCAGGAGCAGCAGGACGTGTACTACTACATCACGGTGATGAACGAGAACTACGAGCACCCGGCGATTCCGCAGGGCGCGAGCCTGCAGGACGTGGCGGCGGACATCGTCAAGGGCATGTACGCGTTCCGCAAGGCCGAAGCCGACGCCAAGGCGCCGCGCGTGCAGCTGATGGGCGCAGGCACGATCTTCAATGAAGTGATCGCCGCGGCCGACCTGCTCAAGAACGACTGGGGCGTCGCCGCCGACCTCTGGAGCGTGCCCAGCTTCACCGAACTCGCGCGCGAAGGTCACGACATCGAGCGCTGGAACCTGCTGCATCCCACCGAGCCGCGCCGCGTCTCGCACGTCGAGAAGCTGCTCAAGGACACGCAAGGTCCGGTGATCGCTTCCACCGACTACGTGCGCGCACTCGCCGACCAGATTCGCGGGCTCGTGCCGCGCCGCTACGTGGTGCTCGGCACCGACGGCTTCGGCCGTTCGGACACCCGCGAGAAGCTGCGCCACTTCTTCGAGGTGGACCGCTACTGGGTCACGGTCGCCGCGCTCAACGCGCTGGCCGACGAAGGCACGATCGATCGAAAGCGGGTGGCCGAGGCCATCGCGAAGTACGCGCTCGATCCCGCCAAACCCAACCCGATGACCGTCTAA
- the aceF gene encoding dihydrolipoyllysine-residue acetyltransferase, producing MSQSIEVKVPDIGDYKDVPVIEILVKAGDTVEKEQSLVTLESDKATMDVPSPAAGTVKDVRVKVGDAVSEGSLIIVLEGGDSAAAAPKANGAAAPAPAAAPQAAPAQAPASAPAAAAATGGVQEVKVPDIGDYKDVPVIEVAVKVGDRVEKEQSLVTLESDKATMDVPSPAAGVVKEVKVKVGDAVSEGTLIVLLEAEGAAAAPQAAPAAAKAPLEAPSDAPQVPQRAPVAQPSALAQAPLIPAGEGGARHASHASPSVRKFARELGVDVSQVRGTGPKGRITQEDITAFVKGVMTGQRAPAAAGAPAAAGGGELNLLPWPKIDFTKFGPVDPKPLSRIKKISGANLHRNWVMIPHVTNNDEADITELEALRVQLNKENEKAGVKFTMLAFVIKACVAALKKFPTFNASLDGDNLVFKQYYHIGFAADTPNGLVVPVIRDADKKGLVDIAKEMSELSKLAREGKLKPDQMQGGCFSISSLGGIGGTNFTPIINAPEVAILGLSRSAMKPVWDGKQFVPRLTLPLSLSYDHRVIDGAEAARFNAYLASILADFRRVIL from the coding sequence ATGAGTCAATCGATTGAAGTAAAGGTGCCGGATATCGGCGATTACAAGGACGTGCCTGTAATCGAGATTCTGGTGAAGGCGGGCGATACCGTCGAGAAGGAACAGTCGCTCGTGACGCTCGAGTCGGACAAGGCGACTATGGACGTGCCGAGCCCGGCCGCCGGCACCGTCAAGGACGTGCGGGTGAAGGTGGGCGATGCCGTGTCCGAAGGCTCGCTCATCATCGTGCTGGAGGGCGGCGACAGCGCGGCCGCCGCGCCGAAGGCGAACGGTGCCGCGGCACCGGCGCCTGCCGCGGCGCCTCAAGCGGCTCCCGCTCAAGCGCCAGCCTCCGCACCTGCTGCCGCAGCGGCAACGGGCGGCGTGCAGGAAGTGAAGGTGCCCGATATCGGCGACTACAAGGACGTGCCGGTCATCGAAGTGGCCGTGAAGGTGGGCGACCGCGTGGAGAAGGAGCAGTCGCTCGTCACGCTGGAATCGGACAAGGCCACCATGGACGTGCCGAGCCCCGCGGCCGGCGTCGTCAAGGAAGTCAAGGTCAAGGTGGGCGACGCGGTGTCGGAAGGCACGCTGATCGTGCTGCTCGAAGCCGAAGGCGCGGCAGCGGCTCCGCAAGCCGCGCCGGCTGCCGCGAAGGCTCCGCTCGAGGCGCCCTCGGACGCGCCGCAAGTGCCGCAACGCGCGCCGGTCGCGCAACCGTCGGCGCTTGCGCAGGCTCCGCTGATTCCGGCCGGCGAAGGCGGCGCGCGACACGCCAGCCATGCGTCGCCGTCCGTGCGCAAGTTTGCGCGCGAACTGGGCGTCGACGTCTCGCAGGTGCGCGGCACGGGTCCGAAGGGACGCATCACGCAGGAAGACATCACGGCGTTCGTGAAGGGCGTGATGACCGGCCAGCGCGCGCCGGCCGCAGCCGGTGCGCCGGCAGCGGCAGGTGGCGGCGAGCTGAATCTGCTGCCGTGGCCGAAGATCGACTTCACGAAGTTCGGCCCCGTCGATCCGAAGCCGCTCTCGCGCATCAAGAAGATTTCCGGCGCGAACCTGCACCGCAACTGGGTGATGATTCCGCACGTCACGAACAATGACGAGGCCGACATCACCGAACTGGAAGCGCTGCGCGTCCAGCTGAACAAGGAAAACGAGAAGGCGGGCGTGAAGTTCACCATGCTCGCGTTCGTGATCAAGGCCTGCGTCGCGGCACTCAAGAAGTTCCCGACCTTCAATGCGAGCCTCGACGGCGACAACCTCGTCTTCAAGCAGTACTACCACATCGGTTTTGCTGCCGACACGCCGAACGGTCTCGTCGTGCCCGTGATCCGCGACGCGGACAAGAAGGGCCTCGTCGACATCGCGAAGGAAATGAGCGAGCTTTCGAAGCTGGCGCGCGAAGGCAAGCTCAAGCCTGATCAGATGCAGGGCGGCTGCTTCTCGATCTCGTCGCTGGGCGGCATCGGCGGCACGAACTTCACGCCGATCATCAATGCGCCCGAAGTCGCCATCCTGGGACTCTCGCGTAGCGCGATGAAGCCGGTGTGGGACGGCAAGCAGTTCGTGCCGCGCCTCACGCTGCCGCTGTCGCTGTCGTACGACCATCGCGTGATCGACGGCGCCGAGGCGGCGCGCTTCAACGCGTATCTGGCATCCATCCTGGCCGATTTCCGGCGTGTGATTCTCTGA
- the lpdA gene encoding dihydrolipoyl dehydrogenase gives MSLVEVKVPDIGDFKDVDVIEVNIKPGDVIEKEQSLLTLESDKASMEVPSDVAGTVKEVRIKPGDKVSEGTVVALVEAGDAAAAAPAKPAPAAASVPAEAAAPASAPKAAAAAPQAGSYSGSADIECDMLVLGAGPGGYSAAFRSADLGMKTVLVERYSTLGGVCLNVGCIPSKALLHTALVMDEAEALADHGITFGKPQIDLDKLRAFKAGVVKKLTGGLAGMAKARKVEVVTGVGTFVDPNHMEVQGEAGKKVVRFKQAIIAAGSQAVKLPFLPDDPRIVDSTGALELPQIPQRMLVIGGGIIGLEMATVYSTLGAQIDVVEMLDGLMMGADRDLVRVWEKYSGKRFAKLMLKTKTTKAEAKPDGIYVSFEGEAAPDGPQRYDLVLVAVGRSPNGKKIGAEKAGVAVTERGFIDVDKQMRTNVPHIFAIGDIVGQPMLAHKAVHEGHVAAEAAHGEKAYFDALQIPSVAYTDPEVAWAGKTEDQCKAEGIKYGKAVFPWAASGRAIANGRDEGFTKLIFDEETHRVIGGGIVGLNAGDLISEVCLAIEMGADATDIGRTIHPHPTLGESIGMAAELYEGVCTDLPPQKKK, from the coding sequence ATGAGTCTCGTCGAAGTGAAAGTGCCGGATATCGGCGATTTCAAGGATGTCGACGTCATCGAGGTCAACATCAAGCCGGGTGACGTCATCGAAAAAGAGCAGTCGCTGCTCACGCTCGAGTCGGACAAGGCGTCCATGGAGGTGCCCAGCGACGTCGCGGGCACGGTCAAGGAAGTGCGCATCAAGCCGGGTGACAAGGTCTCCGAGGGGACCGTAGTCGCGCTCGTGGAAGCGGGCGATGCAGCGGCTGCCGCACCCGCGAAGCCCGCGCCGGCGGCTGCTTCCGTGCCGGCCGAGGCAGCAGCGCCCGCATCCGCGCCGAAGGCCGCCGCTGCCGCTCCGCAGGCGGGCAGCTACAGCGGCAGCGCCGATATCGAATGCGACATGCTCGTGCTGGGCGCGGGTCCCGGCGGCTATTCGGCCGCGTTCCGCTCGGCGGACCTCGGCATGAAGACTGTGCTGGTAGAGCGCTATTCCACGCTTGGCGGCGTGTGTCTGAACGTCGGCTGCATTCCGTCGAAGGCGCTGCTGCACACGGCGCTCGTGATGGACGAAGCCGAGGCACTGGCGGACCACGGCATCACGTTCGGCAAGCCGCAGATCGACCTCGACAAGTTGCGTGCGTTCAAGGCCGGCGTCGTGAAGAAGCTCACGGGCGGTCTGGCCGGCATGGCGAAGGCGCGCAAGGTCGAAGTGGTGACGGGCGTCGGTACGTTCGTCGATCCGAACCATATGGAAGTGCAGGGCGAAGCCGGCAAGAAAGTGGTCCGCTTCAAGCAGGCGATCATCGCGGCGGGCTCGCAGGCCGTGAAGCTGCCGTTCCTGCCCGACGATCCGCGTATCGTCGACTCCACGGGCGCGCTGGAACTGCCGCAGATTCCGCAGCGCATGCTGGTGATCGGCGGCGGCATCATCGGTCTGGAAATGGCGACGGTCTATTCGACGCTCGGCGCGCAGATCGACGTGGTCGAAATGCTCGACGGTCTGATGATGGGCGCGGACCGCGACCTCGTGCGCGTGTGGGAGAAGTACAGCGGCAAGCGCTTCGCGAAGCTCATGCTCAAAACGAAGACCACGAAGGCCGAGGCGAAGCCCGACGGCATCTACGTGTCGTTCGAGGGCGAGGCGGCGCCGGACGGCCCGCAGCGTTACGACCTCGTCCTGGTGGCGGTGGGACGCAGCCCGAACGGCAAGAAGATCGGCGCGGAAAAGGCCGGCGTCGCGGTGACCGAGCGCGGCTTCATCGACGTCGACAAGCAGATGCGTACCAACGTGCCGCACATCTTCGCGATCGGCGACATCGTCGGCCAGCCGATGCTCGCGCACAAGGCCGTGCACGAAGGTCACGTCGCGGCGGAAGCGGCGCACGGCGAGAAGGCGTACTTCGACGCGCTGCAGATTCCGTCGGTCGCTTACACGGACCCGGAAGTGGCGTGGGCGGGCAAGACCGAAGACCAGTGCAAGGCCGAAGGCATCAAGTATGGCAAGGCCGTGTTCCCGTGGGCGGCGTCGGGCCGCGCGATCGCCAACGGTCGCGACGAGGGCTTTACGAAGCTGATCTTCGACGAAGAGACGCATCGCGTGATCGGCGGCGGCATTGTCGGGCTGAATGCCGGCGACCTCATCAGCGAAGTTTGCCTCGCGATCGAGATGGGCGCGGACGCGACCGATATCGGTCGAACGATTCATCCGCACCCGACGCTCGGTGAGTCGATCGGCATGGCCGCGGAGCTGTACGAGGGCGTCTGTACGGATCTGCCGCCGCAGAAAAAGAAGTAA
- a CDS encoding phasin family protein — MSLLTPEQIVAAQKANLETLFGLTGKAFEGVEKLVELNLQVVKSTIAESQENAQRALSAKDAQELLALQASLTQPVAEKVLSYGRHLYEIASATQAEFARVAEAQYEEQNRKVQSLVDNVAKNAPAGSETAVAVIKSAITAANTTYETVHKATKQAVEIAESNFNAATAAASKAAAQASRSASAKKAV, encoded by the coding sequence ATGAGTCTGCTGACCCCCGAGCAAATCGTCGCTGCGCAGAAGGCCAACCTCGAAACCCTGTTCGGCCTGACCGGCAAGGCGTTCGAGGGCGTGGAGAAGCTCGTCGAGCTGAACCTGCAGGTCGTGAAGTCGACCATCGCGGAAAGCCAGGAAAACGCCCAGCGCGCGCTGTCGGCGAAAGACGCGCAAGAGCTGCTCGCGCTGCAAGCCAGCCTCACGCAGCCGGTGGCCGAAAAGGTGCTGTCGTACGGCCGTCATCTGTATGAAATCGCTTCGGCTACGCAAGCCGAATTCGCGCGCGTCGCGGAAGCCCAGTACGAAGAGCAGAACCGCAAGGTGCAGTCGCTCGTCGACAACGTCGCCAAGAACGCCCCGGCCGGTTCGGAAACCGCCGTCGCCGTGATCAAGTCGGCCATCACCGCCGCGAACACGACGTACGAAACCGTCCACAAGGCTACCAAGCAAGCCGTTGAGATCGCTGAAAGCAACTTCAACGCCGCTACGGCTGCTGCATCGAAGGCCGCCGCGCAAGCTTCGCGTTCGGCATCGGCGAAGAAGGCTGTTTAA
- the pbpG gene encoding D-alanyl-D-alanine endopeptidase has protein sequence MKTDLFSSLKVIHGAALSTALSVAASVVIGAAFAVPADAFAASSAAISPSHKAKSAKKPGVSHKAVAGSSKAVAKSAAATEDAARPVAKKRRVTYTMGRHHAVRRVAFEPRTPTVGQAFGLHETPDALMLRSSVAYVVDQNTMEPLFDKNSTAVVPIASITKLMTAMVVLDSKAPLTEQIEVTDEDRDYEKNTGSRLAVGSVLSREDMLHIALMASENRAAAALSRYYPGGRPAFIAAMNAKAKQLGMTDTHFENSTGLTSLNVSSARDLVKMVNAAYQYPLIRRFSTDRSYEVYTGRRSLAYNSTNALVRGANSTWDIGLQKTGFINEAGECLVMQATIHGRPMIMVLLDSSGKYSRFADATRLRTWLDNGGDQPHITSADAGGAGT, from the coding sequence ATGAAAACCGACTTGTTTTCGTCGCTCAAAGTGATCCACGGCGCGGCACTCAGCACCGCCCTGTCGGTTGCTGCTTCCGTGGTCATTGGTGCGGCTTTCGCCGTGCCCGCTGACGCCTTTGCGGCGTCGAGCGCCGCCATTTCCCCCTCTCACAAGGCCAAATCGGCGAAAAAGCCGGGCGTAAGCCATAAGGCGGTGGCCGGCTCTTCGAAGGCCGTGGCCAAGTCGGCCGCGGCGACCGAAGACGCCGCCCGCCCGGTGGCGAAGAAACGGCGCGTCACCTATACGATGGGCCGCCATCACGCCGTGCGCCGCGTCGCCTTCGAACCGCGTACGCCGACTGTCGGACAGGCCTTCGGCCTGCACGAAACGCCCGACGCGCTAATGCTGCGTTCGAGTGTCGCGTACGTGGTCGACCAGAACACGATGGAGCCGCTCTTCGACAAGAACTCGACCGCCGTCGTGCCCATCGCTTCCATCACGAAGCTGATGACGGCCATGGTCGTGCTCGATTCGAAAGCGCCGCTCACCGAGCAGATCGAAGTTACCGACGAAGACCGCGACTACGAGAAGAACACGGGCTCGCGTCTGGCCGTAGGCTCGGTGCTCTCGCGCGAAGACATGCTGCACATCGCGCTGATGGCCTCCGAGAACCGCGCGGCGGCCGCGCTGTCGCGTTACTACCCGGGCGGCCGTCCCGCCTTTATCGCCGCAATGAACGCGAAGGCGAAGCAACTCGGCATGACCGATACGCACTTCGAGAATTCGACGGGTCTCACAAGCCTCAACGTGTCGAGCGCGCGCGATCTCGTGAAGATGGTGAATGCGGCGTACCAGTACCCGCTGATCCGCAGGTTCTCCACCGATCGCAGCTATGAGGTGTACACGGGCCGCCGCTCGCTGGCGTACAACAGCACGAACGCGCTGGTGCGCGGTGCGAATTCGACGTGGGACATCGGCCTGCAGAAGACCGGCTTCATCAACGAAGCAGGCGAGTGCCTCGTGATGCAGGCGACTATCCATGGCCGCCCGATGATCATGGTGCTGCTCGATTCCTCGGGCAAGTACTCGCGCTTCGCCGACGCCACGCGTCTGCGCACGTGGCTCGACAATGGCGGCGATCAGCCGCACATCACGAGCGCGGACGCAGGCGGCGCAGGAACCTGA
- a CDS encoding IclR family transcriptional regulator, producing the protein MSDTNPDPKTSIQVIERMMRLLDALAAHSDPVSLKELAQRTELHPSTAHRILNDMVTCRLVDRSDPGTYRLGMRLLELGNLVKARLSVRDAALQPMRELHRLTGQTVNLSVRQGDEIVYIERAYSERSGMQVVRAIGGRAPLHLTSVGKLFLAADEANRVRAYATRTGLSGHTQNSITDLARLERELMHVRQQACARDNEELELGVRCIAAGIYDDTGKLVAGLSLSAPADRLQDSWLAHLSRTALSISEALGYHPEAAEASTHGSSQAA; encoded by the coding sequence ATGAGCGACACCAATCCGGATCCCAAGACTTCGATCCAGGTGATCGAACGCATGATGCGCCTGCTCGATGCACTGGCCGCGCATAGCGACCCTGTGAGCCTGAAAGAGCTCGCGCAGCGCACCGAGCTTCACCCCTCCACCGCCCACCGCATTCTCAACGACATGGTGACGTGCCGGCTCGTCGACCGGTCCGACCCGGGCACGTATCGGCTCGGCATGCGGCTGCTCGAACTCGGCAATCTCGTGAAGGCGCGCCTCTCGGTCCGCGATGCTGCGCTGCAACCCATGCGCGAGTTGCACCGGCTCACGGGGCAAACGGTGAACCTGTCGGTTCGTCAGGGCGACGAGATCGTCTATATCGAGCGTGCGTATTCGGAGCGCTCGGGCATGCAGGTGGTGCGTGCCATCGGCGGTCGTGCGCCGCTGCACCTCACGTCGGTCGGCAAGCTGTTTCTCGCCGCCGACGAAGCCAACCGCGTGCGCGCCTATGCCACACGCACGGGACTCTCGGGCCACACGCAGAACAGCATCACGGACCTCGCGCGACTGGAACGCGAACTCATGCACGTGCGCCAGCAGGCCTGCGCGCGCGATAACGAAGAACTGGAACTCGGCGTGCGCTGCATTGCCGCCGGCATCTACGACGATACGGGCAAGCTGGTGGCCGGCCTGTCGCTCTCGGCGCCGGCCGACCGGCTGCAGGACTCGTGGCTCGCGCATCTGAGCCGTACGGCGCTGAGCATCTCGGAAGCGCTTGGCTACCATCCCGAAGCGGCCGAGGCGAGTACGCACGGCAGTTCGCAAGCCGCGTAA
- a CDS encoding (Fe-S)-binding protein, with the protein MRVGLFATCLIDLMRPEIGFSVIKLLEQAGYEVVVPPAQTCCGQPAYNSGERGVARDLAEKMLREFEQFDYVVVPSGSCGGMIRVHYGDLLRDDPELMSRYGRLRGRVFELTDFLVNVAKVELQPGAFKGPVTYHDSCSGLRELGVKAQPRALLAQRGVDVVEMKDCEHCCGFGGTFAVKYGDISTAIVDEKCANVHASGAGTVVLGDLGCMLNIEGRLRRTGDTSTRVLHIAQVLAGDAGND; encoded by the coding sequence ATGCGAGTCGGATTGTTCGCCACCTGCCTGATCGACCTGATGCGACCCGAGATCGGTTTTTCGGTCATCAAGCTGCTCGAGCAGGCGGGCTACGAAGTGGTCGTCCCGCCGGCCCAGACGTGCTGCGGCCAGCCTGCGTACAACTCGGGCGAGCGCGGCGTGGCGCGCGACCTGGCGGAGAAGATGCTGCGCGAGTTCGAGCAGTTCGATTACGTCGTGGTGCCGTCGGGCTCGTGCGGCGGCATGATCCGCGTGCATTACGGCGATCTGCTGCGCGACGACCCCGAACTCATGAGCCGCTACGGGCGGCTGCGCGGCCGCGTATTCGAGCTCACGGACTTTCTCGTCAACGTCGCGAAGGTCGAGTTGCAGCCGGGCGCGTTCAAGGGACCTGTCACGTACCACGATTCCTGTTCGGGGTTGCGCGAGCTCGGCGTCAAGGCGCAGCCGCGCGCGCTGCTTGCGCAGCGGGGCGTCGATGTGGTCGAGATGAAGGACTGCGAGCACTGCTGCGGTTTTGGCGGCACGTTTGCCGTGAAGTACGGTGATATCTCGACCGCCATCGTCGACGAGAAGTGCGCCAACGTGCATGCGAGCGGCGCGGGCACCGTGGTGCTGGGCGACCTCGGTTGCATGCTGAACATCGAAGGCCGGCTGCGCCGCACGGGTGACACCTCGACGCGCGTGCTCCATATTGCGCAAGTGCTGGCGGGCGACGCCGGCAACGACTAA
- a CDS encoding lactate utilization protein B, whose amino-acid sequence MQVQSMQFKARAGQKLADVRLQQNLTKLSTKFVSARAVAMTDIDFPATRAALKERRNRALENLDVWIETFEREATRRGVTVLYAETTRDAAQLVADIARRHDVKKVIKTKSMVSEEMRLNEVLGQMGVQSIETDLGEYILQINHNEPPSHIIAPVVHKDKEEIADLFAKTHARPRLTEIPQMTREAREVLRPHFLSADMGVTGGNFLIAETGSVALVTNEGNEGMCTVMPRVHVAVTGIEKILPTLEDLATAMRLLPRSATGQAISNYFSVLTGPRGANDQDGPEHMYVVLVDGGRTGLIGGDFQEMLRCIRCGACMNHCPVYQKVGGHTYGWVYPGPMGSVLTPSYVGLDKALDLPQAATLCGECNSVCPVGIPLSDLLRKLREKQVERHLRPWRERAGLAVWGWLALHPEAYSLFTRLAVRVLEKLGGKNRAIARLPFAGGWTDTRDMPAPVGRTFRELYAAQRSHLG is encoded by the coding sequence ATGCAAGTCCAGTCGATGCAATTCAAGGCGCGTGCGGGGCAGAAGCTCGCGGACGTTCGCCTCCAGCAGAACCTCACGAAGCTGTCGACCAAGTTCGTGTCGGCACGCGCTGTGGCGATGACCGATATCGACTTCCCGGCCACGCGCGCCGCGCTCAAGGAGCGCCGCAACCGCGCGCTCGAGAATCTTGACGTCTGGATCGAGACCTTCGAGCGCGAGGCCACGCGCCGCGGCGTGACCGTGCTCTATGCCGAGACGACACGGGACGCGGCGCAGCTCGTCGCCGACATCGCGCGCCGCCACGACGTGAAGAAGGTGATCAAGACGAAGTCGATGGTGTCGGAGGAAATGCGCCTGAACGAGGTGCTGGGCCAGATGGGCGTGCAGTCCATCGAGACCGACCTTGGCGAGTACATCCTTCAGATCAATCACAACGAGCCGCCCAGCCACATCATTGCGCCCGTCGTGCACAAGGACAAGGAAGAGATCGCCGACCTCTTCGCGAAGACGCACGCGCGGCCGCGCCTGACCGAGATCCCGCAGATGACGCGCGAGGCCCGCGAGGTGTTGCGTCCGCACTTCCTGTCTGCCGACATGGGCGTGACGGGCGGCAATTTCCTGATCGCGGAGACGGGATCGGTCGCGCTCGTGACCAACGAGGGCAACGAAGGCATGTGCACCGTCATGCCGCGCGTGCACGTGGCGGTGACCGGCATCGAAAAAATCCTGCCGACGCTCGAAGACTTGGCTACTGCGATGCGGCTGTTGCCGCGCTCGGCGACAGGACAGGCCATCTCGAACTACTTTTCCGTGCTGACCGGTCCGCGCGGCGCAAACGACCAGGACGGCCCCGAGCACATGTACGTCGTGCTCGTGGACGGCGGTCGCACGGGGCTCATCGGCGGCGACTTCCAGGAGATGCTGCGCTGCATTCGCTGCGGCGCCTGCATGAACCATTGCCCGGTGTACCAGAAGGTGGGCGGGCACACCTACGGCTGGGTCTACCCGGGGCCGATGGGGTCCGTGCTCACGCCGAGCTACGTGGGCCTCGACAAGGCGCTCGACCTGCCGCAGGCTGCGACGCTCTGCGGCGAGTGCAACAGCGTGTGTCCCGTGGGTATTCCGCTCTCGGACCTGCTCCGCAAGCTGCGGGAGAAGCAGGTGGAGCGGCATCTGCGTCCGTGGCGTGAGCGGGCGGGGCTGGCCGTCTGGGGCTGGCTCGCGCTGCATCCCGAGGCGTATTCGCTGTTCACGCGGCTCGCCGTTCGCGTACTGGAAAAACTGGGCGGCAAAAACCGGGCAATTGCGCGACTGCCGTTCGCAGGCGGATGGACCGACACGCGCGACATGCCGGCGCCCGTAGGCCGCACCTTCCGCGAGCTTTACGCGGCGCAGCGCAGCCACCTCGGATAG